In the Kribbella sp. NBC_00482 genome, one interval contains:
- a CDS encoding MFS transporter produces MTTPAPARVSHDARQRTAAPKLVLATTFMGIFLLNFNAMAMNVALPGIGRAFGGSMAGLQWIVDAYTLMFAALLLSAGALSDRIGASRAFGAGVAVFTAASAACGLAPGLGALVAARLFQGSAAAIMLPSSLALVRQAFPDAAERARAIALWTVGGAVAVAAGPVVGGVLSSILSWRAIFVVNLPVGIATLAVLTRVERSPRRPTPLDPYAQLTAIVALAMLTFAVIDGGENGFGEPLVLGGLGLAAVATAAFIMIEARTAAPIVPLGLFRSRTVSVSVTIGFVVNAAFYGSVFVLSLFFQDVLNLSAMATGLMFLPMLVVIAGANLASAKAAARCGPRMPIAVGQAIFALAMFGLLWMDEGTSRPVIAAMLIPIGLGLGLVVPSLTAVLLNDIAADRAGMAAGILNSFRQTGGALAVAVFGALVADRREFVVGLRVALSIAAVLLVATTIAAWGGFRPVSGRKPSPSSATCRWRRRRRRRLRACRRRGRG; encoded by the coding sequence ATGACCACTCCTGCACCAGCCCGCGTGTCACATGATGCCCGGCAACGCACGGCCGCACCGAAGCTCGTCCTGGCGACCACGTTCATGGGCATCTTCCTGCTCAACTTCAACGCCATGGCGATGAACGTGGCGCTTCCCGGGATCGGGCGGGCCTTCGGCGGCAGCATGGCGGGACTGCAATGGATCGTGGACGCCTACACGCTGATGTTCGCCGCGCTCTTGCTGTCCGCGGGTGCGCTCTCCGACCGTATCGGGGCGAGCCGCGCGTTCGGCGCCGGCGTCGCGGTCTTCACGGCCGCCTCGGCGGCCTGCGGACTGGCACCGGGGCTGGGCGCGCTGGTCGCCGCCCGCCTGTTCCAGGGGAGCGCGGCGGCGATCATGCTGCCCTCCTCACTCGCCCTCGTCCGGCAGGCCTTCCCGGACGCGGCCGAACGGGCACGGGCCATCGCGTTGTGGACCGTCGGCGGAGCCGTCGCGGTTGCCGCCGGCCCGGTGGTCGGCGGGGTGCTGTCCAGCATCCTGAGCTGGCGGGCGATCTTCGTCGTCAACCTACCCGTCGGCATCGCCACGCTCGCGGTGTTGACCCGCGTGGAGCGTTCGCCGCGCCGTCCCACGCCGCTCGATCCGTACGCCCAGCTCACGGCGATCGTCGCGCTCGCGATGCTCACCTTCGCCGTGATCGACGGCGGGGAGAACGGCTTCGGCGAGCCTCTGGTGCTGGGCGGCCTCGGGCTCGCAGCGGTGGCTACGGCCGCGTTCATCATGATCGAGGCACGTACCGCCGCGCCGATCGTCCCGCTCGGCCTGTTCCGTTCGCGCACGGTGTCGGTTTCGGTCACGATCGGCTTCGTCGTCAATGCCGCGTTCTACGGGTCGGTGTTCGTGCTGAGTCTGTTCTTCCAGGACGTTCTGAACCTGTCCGCCATGGCGACGGGGCTGATGTTTCTGCCGATGCTGGTCGTGATCGCCGGGGCCAACCTGGCGTCGGCCAAGGCTGCGGCACGCTGTGGGCCGCGGATGCCGATCGCCGTGGGACAAGCGATCTTCGCGCTGGCGATGTTCGGCCTGCTCTGGATGGACGAGGGGACGAGCAGACCAGTGATTGCGGCGATGCTCATCCCGATCGGCCTCGGCCTGGGTTTGGTCGTACCTTCCCTGACCGCCGTCCTGCTGAACGACATCGCCGCAGACCGCGCCGGAATGGCTGCCGGGATCCTGAACTCGTTCCGGCAGACAGGCGGCGCGCTCGCGGTGGCCGTCTTCGGAGCCTTGGTCGCGGACCGACGTGAGTTCGTTGTGGGCCTACGGGTCGCCCTATCCATCGCGGCTGTGCTGCTGGTGGCCACCACAATCGCGGCTTGGGGAGGGTTTCGTCCCGTTTCGGGTAGAAAACCCTCCCCGAGTTCGGCTACTTGTCGGTGGCGAAGGCGGCGTCGAAGGCGGCTTCGGGCTTGTCGAAGGCGAGGGCGCGGATGA
- a CDS encoding CynX/NimT family MFS transporter produces the protein MARERSALITATAFVVALSLRPALTAVGPVLPRIGLDLHLGEAAQGLLGTLPLLAFAVASPLVHLASRRFGMERAVFVSLLVLAASSALRPYTGQAGLWIGTAVVGAAIAVGNVLVPVIIKRDYAGHVSRATGVYTAFITGGAAIASILAVPIADAVDWRLSLAVWGGLAVLVAVIWLPRTLSPEPVPPATTDGDTPPVSVWRQPMAWLVTGFMGLQSTSFYLFVNWLPTIEIATGGVSERSTGVHLFVFQVFGLIGGLSIPLLLKHPTNQRAGLMTASVPILLALLGLLLAPHLAIVWAIVGGLGQGAGLVAALSLISLRGRGHHETTQLSGMAQAVGYTLAAAGPVVAGYLTQVTGGWSTTLTVFATLSATQVMLGFAAGRDTRSAIEIS, from the coding sequence ATGGCTCGAGAGCGGTCGGCGCTGATCACCGCGACGGCCTTCGTGGTCGCGTTGAGCCTGCGGCCGGCACTGACCGCGGTCGGTCCGGTGCTGCCGCGGATCGGGCTCGATCTGCACCTCGGTGAGGCCGCGCAGGGTCTGCTGGGCACGCTGCCGCTGCTCGCGTTCGCGGTGGCCTCTCCCCTGGTTCATCTCGCGTCGCGGCGGTTCGGGATGGAGCGGGCGGTGTTCGTCTCGCTCCTGGTGCTCGCGGCGAGCAGCGCGCTCCGCCCGTACACGGGTCAGGCAGGCCTCTGGATCGGTACGGCGGTGGTCGGCGCCGCGATCGCGGTCGGCAACGTGCTGGTGCCGGTCATCATCAAACGCGACTACGCCGGCCACGTGTCCCGCGCGACCGGTGTCTACACGGCCTTCATCACCGGCGGCGCCGCGATCGCCTCGATCCTCGCCGTACCGATCGCCGACGCGGTCGACTGGCGGCTGTCATTGGCGGTCTGGGGCGGCCTCGCCGTACTCGTCGCCGTGATCTGGCTGCCGCGGACGCTGTCGCCGGAGCCGGTGCCGCCGGCAACGACAGACGGCGACACTCCCCCGGTGAGCGTCTGGCGGCAGCCGATGGCCTGGCTGGTGACCGGGTTCATGGGCCTGCAGTCGACGAGCTTCTACCTGTTCGTGAACTGGCTGCCGACCATCGAGATCGCGACCGGCGGCGTCTCGGAGCGGTCCACCGGCGTGCACCTGTTCGTCTTCCAGGTGTTCGGTCTGATCGGCGGGCTCAGCATTCCGCTGTTGCTGAAGCATCCGACCAACCAGCGGGCCGGCTTGATGACCGCGAGTGTGCCGATTCTCCTAGCACTGCTAGGTCTGTTGCTGGCGCCGCACCTGGCGATCGTCTGGGCGATCGTCGGTGGGCTGGGTCAGGGTGCCGGACTGGTCGCCGCGCTCTCGCTGATCAGCCTCCGCGGCCGCGGCCACCACGAGACCACACAACTGTCCGGGATGGCGCAGGCGGTCGGCTACACGCTCGCCGCCGCAGGCCCGGTCGTCGCGGGCTACCTGACCCAGGTAACCGGCGGCTGGAGTACGACGCTGACCGTGTTCGCGACGCTCTCCGCCACACAGGTCATGCTCGGCTTCGCAGCCGGCCGCGACACTCGCAGCGCGATCGAGATCAGTTGA
- a CDS encoding Gfo/Idh/MocA family protein codes for MSTKRLRVGIVGGGFMGQVHGRSALVSGATVVGAVGSSPARAEAAAEATGAERGFATLDDLLAADIDVVHICTPNNTHRDVALKALEAGKHVVCEKPLATSVQDAAGLQAAAVEAGLVGSVPFVYRYHPMVRELRTRIAAGDAGVITSLHGSYLQDWLAGADDENWRVDDTTGGPSRTFADIGSHWCDLTEFVTGDRIAAISAQLRTVRAQRGGVDVRTEDLATAQFRTEAGVVGTIVVSQVAAGRKNRLYLEVSGTESSFGFDQEDPDRLWVGRRTASQLLTRDPETLSPPAARVNRLPAGHAQGYQDAFDSFVADSYAAVLGDRPDGLPDFAAGARSARVVDAVLRSAADDSAWITVDNS; via the coding sequence GTGTCCACCAAACGGCTCAGGGTAGGGATCGTCGGCGGCGGCTTCATGGGCCAGGTCCACGGCAGGTCCGCGTTGGTCTCCGGAGCGACCGTGGTCGGCGCCGTCGGCTCGTCGCCTGCGAGAGCCGAAGCCGCGGCGGAGGCGACCGGTGCCGAGCGCGGCTTCGCGACCCTCGACGACCTGCTGGCCGCCGATATCGACGTGGTCCACATCTGTACGCCGAACAACACGCATCGCGACGTCGCGCTGAAGGCCCTCGAAGCGGGCAAGCACGTGGTCTGCGAGAAGCCGCTCGCCACCTCGGTGCAGGACGCAGCGGGACTGCAGGCCGCAGCGGTCGAAGCCGGGTTGGTCGGTTCGGTGCCGTTCGTTTACCGCTACCACCCGATGGTCCGCGAGCTGCGCACCCGGATCGCCGCGGGCGACGCCGGCGTGATCACGAGCCTGCACGGCTCGTACCTGCAGGACTGGCTGGCCGGCGCGGACGACGAGAACTGGCGCGTGGACGACACGACCGGTGGACCGTCGCGCACGTTCGCCGACATCGGTTCGCACTGGTGCGACCTGACCGAGTTCGTCACCGGCGATCGGATCGCCGCGATCAGCGCCCAGCTTCGGACGGTACGGGCGCAGCGTGGCGGCGTCGACGTACGGACCGAGGATCTGGCCACGGCACAGTTCCGGACCGAGGCCGGTGTGGTCGGGACGATCGTGGTCAGCCAGGTCGCGGCCGGCCGGAAGAACCGGCTGTACCTCGAGGTGTCGGGCACCGAGTCGAGCTTCGGCTTCGACCAGGAGGACCCGGATCGCCTGTGGGTCGGCCGTCGTACCGCTTCGCAGCTACTGACGCGCGACCCGGAGACCTTGAGCCCGCCTGCGGCTCGGGTGAACCGGCTGCCGGCCGGGCATGCACAGGGGTACCAGGACGCGTTCGATTCGTTCGTCGCCGACAGCTATGCCGCCGTACTGGGCGATCGCCCGGACGGCCTGCCCGATTTCGCCGCCGGAGCGCGGTCCGCTCGTGTGGTCGACGCCGTACTGCGGTCCGCCGCGGACGACAGCGCCTGGATCACCGTCGACAACTCTTAG
- a CDS encoding NAD(P)H-dependent glycerol-3-phosphate dehydrogenase — translation MTKVAVFGAGSWGTAFAVVLANAGNQVSLWARRETLCAEINSAHENPDYLPGLRLPEAITATHDPAAAADGAEAVVLAVPSQSLRENLADWAGVLPNAVPLVSLMKGVELGTTKRMSEVIAELTGAGPERIAVVSGPNLAREIAEGQPAASVVACADEGTAARLQKLCHSPTFRPYTNNDVVGCELGGACKNVIALAVGMAVGLGFGDNARASVITRGLAEIARLGTALGADEHTFSGLAGLGDLVATCSSPLSRNRTFGEKLGQGMSVAEIAGGTRQVAEGVKSCASISELAHHHDVEMPIAEHVTKVVAGEMTPKDMLFSLVSRSAKSERWG, via the coding sequence ATGACCAAAGTCGCGGTGTTCGGCGCGGGGTCCTGGGGTACGGCGTTCGCCGTGGTGCTGGCGAATGCGGGGAACCAGGTGTCCCTGTGGGCCCGGCGGGAGACGTTGTGCGCGGAGATCAACTCCGCGCACGAGAACCCCGACTACCTCCCGGGACTGCGGTTGCCGGAGGCGATCACCGCGACGCACGATCCCGCCGCGGCGGCCGACGGGGCGGAGGCCGTCGTCCTCGCGGTGCCGTCGCAGTCGCTGCGTGAGAACCTCGCGGACTGGGCCGGCGTGCTGCCGAACGCCGTACCGCTGGTCAGCCTGATGAAAGGCGTCGAGCTCGGTACGACGAAGCGGATGAGCGAGGTGATCGCGGAGCTGACCGGCGCCGGTCCCGAGCGGATCGCGGTGGTCTCGGGGCCGAACCTGGCGCGCGAGATCGCCGAAGGACAGCCGGCCGCGTCCGTGGTCGCGTGCGCCGACGAGGGGACCGCGGCGCGGTTGCAGAAGTTGTGCCATTCCCCGACGTTCCGCCCGTACACGAACAACGACGTCGTCGGCTGTGAGCTCGGCGGCGCCTGTAAGAACGTGATCGCGCTCGCGGTCGGGATGGCGGTCGGTCTCGGGTTCGGCGACAACGCCCGGGCGTCGGTGATCACCCGCGGCCTGGCCGAGATCGCTCGTCTGGGTACGGCGTTGGGCGCGGACGAGCACACGTTCTCCGGGCTGGCCGGGCTGGGCGACCTGGTGGCGACGTGCTCGTCTCCGTTGTCGCGGAACCGTACCTTCGGCGAGAAGCTCGGTCAGGGCATGAGTGTCGCCGAGATCGCCGGCGGGACCCGGCAGGTCGCCGAGGGCGTGAAGTCCTGCGCGTCGATCAGCGAACTGGCACACCACCACGACGTGGAGATGCCGATCGCCGAACACGTCACCAAGGTCGTCGCCGGTGAGATGACCCCGAAGGACATGCTGTTCAGCCTGGTGTCCCGTTCAGCGAAGTCGGAGCGCTGGGGTTGA
- a CDS encoding FadR/GntR family transcriptional regulator — MSLNRSLEGPVRQVPLVLQVSERFRAQIESGAWPRGSRIPGENQLASELGVSRGTVREALRSLSLTGLLEPRVGDGTYVRATNEISGVLVRDELSASLTHVLDARAGIEAAAARLAAQHADPASLTPLSDALEARGAALAAGDLDAFVAVDTDFHRGVVVASGNPLLLRLYDALAEVLAESIRETATIPEDHRILDAHVDVLDAIRAGDPEAASQASYALIEAVKVAGSGQ; from the coding sequence ATGTCGTTGAACAGGTCACTCGAAGGGCCGGTGCGGCAGGTGCCGCTCGTGCTGCAGGTCTCGGAGCGATTCCGGGCGCAGATCGAGTCCGGAGCCTGGCCGCGCGGGTCGCGGATCCCCGGCGAGAATCAGCTCGCCAGCGAGCTAGGGGTCAGCCGTGGCACGGTGCGGGAGGCGCTGCGCTCGCTGAGCCTGACCGGCTTGCTGGAGCCGCGGGTCGGTGACGGCACCTACGTACGGGCGACCAACGAGATCAGCGGCGTACTGGTCCGGGACGAGCTCTCGGCGTCGCTCACGCACGTCCTAGACGCCCGCGCTGGTATCGAGGCGGCCGCGGCTCGGTTGGCCGCTCAGCACGCGGATCCGGCCAGCCTCACGCCGCTCTCCGACGCGCTGGAAGCCCGCGGTGCCGCATTGGCGGCGGGGGACCTGGACGCGTTCGTGGCCGTCGACACGGACTTCCACCGCGGTGTTGTCGTGGCGAGCGGGAACCCGTTGCTGCTGCGGTTGTACGACGCGCTCGCCGAGGTTCTCGCCGAGTCGATCCGGGAAACCGCGACGATCCCCGAGGACCACCGGATCCTCGACGCGCACGTCGACGTACTGGACGCGATCCGGGCCGGCGATCCCGAGGCGGCGAGTCAGGCGTCGTACGCGCTGATCGAGGCCGTCAAGGTCGCGGGATCCGGCCAGTAG
- a CDS encoding SDR family oxidoreductase, whose protein sequence is MEPVTLITGGSSGIGAATARVLLKQGHRLAITGRDADRLAAFATSTGAGERLLTITGDAGDESHVAAAVRQVVDLWGRLDTVIANAGYSLPGTLEDHDPAAMRAMVLTNILGPALLVREALPHLRMSKGRIVIVGSVAGTRNTPGNLYSVTKWAAHALAENVRLLVAKDRVGVTLVAPGIVDTPFWDERGGSPAAAPTLTAEQVAEAILFAVNQPEGVDINHLVLRPAGQVN, encoded by the coding sequence ATGGAACCCGTCACGTTGATCACCGGCGGTTCGAGCGGGATCGGTGCGGCCACTGCCCGTGTCCTGCTCAAGCAAGGCCACCGTCTGGCGATCACCGGCCGCGATGCCGATCGCCTGGCCGCGTTCGCCACCTCCACCGGAGCGGGCGAGCGGCTGCTGACCATCACCGGTGATGCCGGCGACGAGAGCCACGTCGCCGCTGCCGTGCGTCAAGTCGTGGACTTGTGGGGTCGATTGGACACGGTGATCGCGAACGCCGGGTACTCCCTGCCCGGCACGCTGGAGGACCACGACCCTGCGGCCATGCGTGCCATGGTTCTCACCAACATCCTCGGCCCGGCTCTGCTGGTACGCGAGGCACTGCCACACCTGAGGATGTCCAAGGGCCGGATCGTGATCGTCGGTTCGGTCGCGGGCACCAGGAACACGCCCGGCAACCTGTACTCCGTCACCAAATGGGCCGCGCACGCCCTGGCCGAGAACGTCCGACTCCTCGTGGCCAAGGACCGCGTCGGCGTCACTCTTGTCGCCCCAGGGATTGTGGACACCCCATTCTGGGACGAGCGCGGTGGATCACCCGCAGCGGCGCCGACACTGACCGCCGAGCAGGTCGCCGAGGCGATCCTGTTCGCCGTGAATCAACCCGAAGGCGTGGACATCAACCACCTCGTTCTGCGGCCCGCCGGCCAGGTCAACTGA
- a CDS encoding ROK family transcriptional regulator codes for MSDLGTADAVLRLLLDGQPRTRAELIERSGLARSTVTGRIEALLAEGLVLPSGEAASTGGRPPARFRFNPTARLVLAADVGATHLSVALTDLAGEILHRSTTPLKIAEGPEIVLAAVAQAGHALLREARRSPDDLAGTGVGLPGPVEHSTGRPNHPPIMPGWDSYDVVGRLSRELPGPVLVDNDVNIMALGEHATTYPDVEHLLFVKVATGIGAGVISGGRLHRGAQGAAGDIGHIQAPGHTELCRCGNTGCLEAIASAAALAGTLGVETSQDIVDLVRAGNTTATTAVRQAGREIGTVLAAAVSLLNPSVIVVGGSLSQAGDSLLAGLREAVYARSLPLATTHLRVVRSQAGHDAALLGATTLVLNQVLQA; via the coding sequence ATGAGCGATCTCGGTACGGCGGATGCGGTGTTGCGGCTGCTCCTCGACGGGCAACCGCGGACCCGCGCCGAACTGATCGAGCGCAGTGGGCTTGCGCGGTCGACTGTGACCGGGCGGATCGAGGCGTTGCTCGCGGAAGGGCTCGTTCTGCCGTCGGGTGAGGCGGCGTCGACGGGTGGCCGGCCGCCGGCGCGGTTCCGTTTCAACCCGACCGCGCGCCTCGTACTCGCGGCGGACGTCGGCGCGACGCACCTGTCCGTCGCCCTCACGGACCTGGCCGGCGAAATCCTGCACCGCTCGACGACGCCGCTGAAGATCGCCGAAGGACCCGAAATCGTCCTCGCTGCGGTCGCCCAGGCAGGACACGCACTGCTGCGTGAGGCGCGAAGATCACCGGACGATCTGGCGGGCACCGGCGTCGGACTGCCCGGACCGGTCGAGCACAGCACCGGGCGGCCGAACCATCCGCCGATCATGCCGGGCTGGGACTCGTACGACGTGGTGGGTCGACTGAGCCGGGAGCTTCCCGGGCCGGTACTGGTCGACAACGACGTGAACATCATGGCGCTCGGCGAGCACGCCACGACGTACCCGGACGTCGAGCACCTGCTGTTCGTGAAGGTTGCCACCGGCATCGGGGCGGGCGTGATCAGCGGCGGCCGGTTGCACCGTGGCGCGCAAGGGGCGGCCGGCGACATCGGCCACATCCAGGCTCCCGGACATACCGAGCTCTGCCGCTGCGGCAACACCGGCTGCCTGGAAGCGATCGCATCCGCAGCCGCACTCGCCGGCACGCTCGGCGTCGAGACCAGCCAGGACATCGTCGACCTCGTCCGAGCGGGCAACACGACCGCGACCACCGCCGTACGCCAAGCGGGTCGCGAGATCGGTACGGTCCTCGCCGCGGCCGTCAGCCTGCTCAACCCGTCCGTGATCGTCGTCGGCGGCTCCCTCTCCCAAGCCGGCGACAGCCTGCTGGCCGGCCTCCGCGAAGCCGTCTACGCCCGATCGTTGCCCCTAGCCACAACCCACCTCCGCGTAGTCCGCTCCCAAGCCGGTCACGACGCAGCCCTCCTGGGCGCCACCACCCTCGTCCTCAACCAGGTGCTGCAGGCCTAG
- a CDS encoding helix-turn-helix transcriptional regulator yields MTEFGRFLLARRGDLRPADVGLPAGTGTRRTPGLRREELAALAGVSIDYYVRLERGKETHPSPSVVEALADALRLNEEERGFLRELAARAARRAPEPRPLPSRRVRPTVRQLLETLRPNPAYVVSRTNDLLAANPGGLRLFPGLADWPEQQRNTVRYVFLHPAARELWADWEQKAKGCVAQLRALAGTDPDAPDLAALVGELIVKSPDFNRLWERYEVRTIGDGEKTLRHPEVGTMTLSHEGLSLNRAQGQRLIVYMAPPGSPDHDAMTLLDLAVSEEVVPWNPSR; encoded by the coding sequence ATGACCGAGTTCGGGAGGTTCCTGCTGGCTCGCCGTGGCGACCTACGTCCGGCAGACGTCGGGCTACCCGCCGGAACCGGCACGCGCCGTACGCCGGGTCTGCGCCGTGAGGAGCTGGCGGCGCTGGCCGGTGTGAGCATTGACTACTACGTACGTCTGGAACGCGGCAAGGAGACCCATCCGAGCCCCTCCGTGGTCGAGGCGCTGGCCGACGCGCTCCGCCTCAACGAGGAGGAACGCGGCTTCCTGCGCGAGCTGGCGGCGCGGGCGGCGCGGCGTGCGCCGGAACCCCGTCCCCTGCCGTCGCGGCGGGTACGTCCGACCGTCAGGCAGCTTCTGGAGACGCTCCGGCCCAACCCGGCGTACGTCGTGAGCCGCACCAACGACCTGCTTGCGGCCAATCCCGGCGGGCTGCGGCTGTTCCCCGGCCTCGCCGACTGGCCGGAGCAGCAGCGGAACACCGTCCGATACGTCTTCCTGCACCCGGCTGCCCGCGAGCTGTGGGCGGACTGGGAACAGAAGGCCAAGGGGTGCGTCGCCCAGTTACGGGCGCTCGCCGGCACCGATCCGGATGCCCCGGATCTCGCTGCACTTGTCGGAGAGCTGATCGTCAAGAGCCCCGACTTCAACCGGCTCTGGGAGCGGTACGAGGTGCGCACGATCGGCGACGGCGAGAAGACGCTCCGGCACCCGGAGGTCGGCACGATGACGCTCTCGCACGAAGGGCTGTCGCTGAACCGCGCACAAGGCCAGCGCCTCATCGTCTACATGGCGCCGCCCGGCAGCCCGGACCACGACGCGATGACGCTCCTCGACCTCGCCGTCTCCGAGGAGGTCGTGCCATGGAACCCGTCACGTTGA
- a CDS encoding sugar phosphate isomerase/epimerase family protein gives MPRPITLFTGQWADLPFEEVCQFASEAGYDGVEIACSGDHFDVQQAVDDDSYVQGRKDILEKYNLQVFAISNHLVGQAVCDDPIDFRHQAIVPSRIWGDGDGEGVRQRAAEDLKNTARAAKKLGVNTVIGFTGSSIWQYVAMFPPVPAERIEAGYRDFADRWNPILDVFDEEGVRFAHEVHPSEIAYDYWTTTLTLEAIGHREAFGLNWDPSHMVWQDIDPVAFLWDFKDRIYHVDCKDTRMRVGGGRNGRLGSHLPWGDPRRGWDFYSTGHGDVQWEDCFRVLNSIGYDGPISVEWEDAGMERKVGAAEAVNVIRALAFDKPEAAFDAAFATDK, from the coding sequence ATGCCACGCCCGATCACGTTGTTCACCGGTCAGTGGGCCGACCTGCCGTTCGAGGAGGTCTGTCAGTTCGCCTCCGAGGCCGGGTACGACGGCGTCGAGATCGCCTGCTCGGGTGACCACTTCGACGTCCAGCAGGCCGTCGACGACGACTCGTACGTCCAGGGCCGCAAGGACATCCTGGAGAAGTACAACCTGCAGGTCTTCGCGATCTCCAACCACCTGGTGGGGCAGGCGGTCTGCGACGACCCGATCGACTTCCGGCACCAGGCAATCGTGCCGTCCCGGATCTGGGGCGACGGCGACGGCGAAGGTGTCCGGCAGCGCGCCGCCGAGGACCTGAAGAACACGGCCCGCGCGGCCAAGAAGCTCGGCGTGAACACCGTCATCGGCTTCACCGGCTCGTCGATCTGGCAGTACGTCGCGATGTTCCCACCGGTGCCGGCGGAGCGGATCGAGGCCGGGTACAGGGACTTCGCCGACCGCTGGAACCCGATCCTCGACGTGTTCGACGAGGAGGGCGTCCGGTTCGCGCACGAAGTGCACCCGTCGGAGATCGCCTACGACTACTGGACGACCACGCTGACGTTGGAGGCGATCGGCCACCGCGAGGCGTTCGGCCTGAACTGGGACCCGTCGCACATGGTGTGGCAGGACATCGACCCGGTCGCGTTCCTCTGGGACTTCAAGGACCGGATCTACCACGTGGACTGCAAGGACACCCGGATGCGGGTCGGCGGCGGGCGCAACGGCCGGCTCGGCTCGCACCTGCCGTGGGGCGACCCGCGCCGTGGCTGGGACTTCTACTCCACCGGGCACGGCGACGTGCAGTGGGAGGACTGCTTCCGGGTGCTGAACTCGATCGGCTACGACGGCCCGATCTCGGTCGAGTGGGAGGACGCCGGCATGGAGCGCAAGGTCGGCGCGGCGGAGGCGGTCAACGTCATCCGCGCCCTCGCCTTCGACAAGCCCGAAGCCGCCTTCGACGCCGCCTTCGCCACCGACAAGTAG
- a CDS encoding aminoglycoside phosphotransferase family protein, with protein sequence MIPAAFADSTVAREGEAGSAWLAELPGIIEDLLARWDCTVDGDVMYGQVGVVVPVRGAALKVSFPHPGNDHEPDAFEAWGGRGAVKLYERDDARYAMLLERAHPSTLLEHDQDVVTIAGVLHRQLTIPAPDGLPRLSEQADGWADELRKDAAELDHPLPAAVVDAALEVVDDLGRHQPEILIHGDFHPRNILSADREPWLAVDPKGHVGDPAFDAAIFLRTRAYHLFVGGGLRADDLLRQLRAESGQFAEASGIDSEPIGRWLQLIAVQSSFGGRRNGFGRARGGSQLDEILRLIDELAVSWTD encoded by the coding sequence TTGATTCCAGCAGCGTTCGCGGACAGCACTGTCGCGCGCGAGGGCGAGGCAGGTTCGGCGTGGCTGGCCGAGTTGCCGGGGATCATCGAGGACCTGCTGGCGCGTTGGGACTGCACGGTCGACGGTGATGTGATGTACGGCCAGGTGGGTGTCGTCGTGCCGGTGCGCGGCGCTGCTCTGAAGGTGTCGTTCCCGCACCCCGGCAACGATCACGAGCCGGATGCGTTCGAGGCGTGGGGCGGTCGTGGGGCGGTCAAGCTGTACGAACGCGACGACGCCCGCTACGCCATGCTCCTCGAACGAGCGCATCCCTCGACGCTGCTCGAGCACGACCAGGACGTCGTCACGATCGCCGGCGTACTGCATCGCCAGCTGACCATCCCGGCTCCGGACGGCCTGCCGCGGTTGTCGGAGCAGGCCGACGGGTGGGCGGACGAGCTCCGCAAGGACGCCGCCGAGCTGGATCATCCGTTGCCCGCGGCGGTGGTGGACGCGGCCCTCGAGGTCGTCGACGACCTCGGCCGCCATCAGCCGGAGATCCTGATCCACGGCGACTTCCACCCGCGCAACATCCTCAGCGCGGACCGCGAACCGTGGCTGGCCGTCGACCCGAAGGGCCACGTCGGCGACCCGGCGTTCGACGCCGCGATCTTTCTCCGCACCCGGGCCTACCACCTGTTCGTCGGGGGCGGCCTCCGCGCGGACGACCTGCTGCGGCAGTTGCGCGCCGAGTCCGGGCAGTTCGCCGAGGCATCAGGCATCGACTCCGAACCCATCGGCCGTTGGCTTCAGCTGATCGCCGTACAGTCCTCGTTCGGGGGCCGCCGCAACGGCTTCGGCCGAGCCCGAGGCGGCAGCCAGCTCGACGAGATCCTCCGCCTGATCGATGAGCTCGCTGTCAGCTGGACCGACTAG